In a single window of the Aminomonas paucivorans DSM 12260 genome:
- a CDS encoding aspartate/glutamate racemase family protein, which yields MTVYRIKSKSRSWDGEPIGILILDAAYPCVPGNVGNATTFPFPVRYKEIRGSSIERLLNERDPELLKPFVEGAKELEAEGVRAITGACGFMALFQPQVAAAVDVPVFLSSLMQVPFILRTLRPGRSVGIISANASCLTPDHFRNTGIPDGAPLVLYGMEDQEEFRTSVLEEKGTLDSDQVEREVVGVASRMVEEHPEVGAILLECSDLPPYAAAVHEATGRPVFDFTTLIRHVHSALVPTRYAGHM from the coding sequence ATGACGGTGTACCGCATCAAGAGCAAGTCCCGCTCCTGGGACGGCGAACCCATCGGCATCCTGATCCTCGACGCCGCCTATCCCTGCGTGCCCGGCAACGTGGGCAACGCCACCACCTTCCCCTTCCCGGTGCGGTACAAGGAAATCCGGGGCTCCAGCATCGAACGCCTCCTGAACGAGCGGGACCCGGAGCTGCTGAAGCCCTTCGTGGAGGGAGCCAAGGAGCTGGAGGCGGAGGGGGTGCGGGCCATCACGGGGGCCTGCGGCTTCATGGCCCTGTTCCAGCCCCAGGTGGCTGCGGCGGTGGACGTGCCCGTGTTCCTCTCCAGCCTGATGCAGGTGCCCTTCATCCTGCGGACCCTGCGCCCGGGCCGGAGCGTGGGGATCATCAGCGCCAACGCCTCCTGCCTCACCCCGGACCACTTCCGCAACACCGGGATCCCCGACGGGGCCCCCCTGGTGCTCTACGGCATGGAGGACCAGGAGGAGTTCCGCACCTCCGTGCTGGAGGAGAAGGGGACCCTGGACTCGGATCAGGTGGAACGGGAGGTGGTGGGGGTGGCTTCCCGGATGGTGGAGGAGCATCCGGAGGTGGGGGCGATCCTGCTGGAGTGCAGCGACCTGCCTCCCTACGCGGCGGCGGTGCACGAGGCCACGGGACGGCCGGTGTTCGACTTCACCACCCTGATCCGCCACGTCCACTCCGCCCTGGTGCCCACCCGGTACGCCGGGCACATGTAG
- a CDS encoding ISL3 family transposase, producing MRKARKSGGKEVTDLNQLFLGFQGLEEPWFIRSIEWDPLEGRVDLHVSFREGTRFPCPKCGGSHPVHDCLERTWRHLNLLLQHKTYLHARVPRTECPEHGVHQIAVPWGEERSGFTLLFEAFVMELAPLLPVKEISRILGETDTRLWRIIRRHVERFLATQDLTGLRRVGVDETSYRRGHRDVTAFVDLDQGHAIGVTEGKGKVVLARFAAYLASRGVAPSVITDFTLDMSEAFIQGIGENFPQARLTYDKFHVIKMMNEAVDQVRREERRSAEERTGSRYLWLYNPESLSPKQKTVLSTLLASKNTRKTQQAYVLKLLLQEFYEKTPRWGTVWLKRWYWRASHSRLEPVKKLARTIKNHWEGVLNHIRTGIDNGILEGRNSLFKAASAKARGYRTSTYAALSYLLVNAKMQLRFPGPREAAHTG from the coding sequence ATGCGCAAGGCGCGAAAGAGCGGCGGCAAAGAAGTGACGGACTTGAACCAGCTCTTCCTGGGTTTTCAGGGCCTGGAAGAGCCCTGGTTCATCCGGTCCATCGAATGGGATCCCCTGGAGGGACGGGTGGACCTGCACGTCTCCTTCCGGGAGGGCACCCGATTCCCCTGCCCCAAATGCGGGGGCTCCCATCCGGTTCATGACTGCCTGGAGCGCACCTGGCGCCACCTGAACCTCCTCCTCCAGCACAAGACCTACCTTCATGCCCGGGTCCCCCGAACGGAGTGTCCGGAACACGGAGTTCACCAGATCGCCGTTCCCTGGGGGGAGGAACGAAGCGGCTTCACCCTGCTCTTCGAAGCCTTCGTGATGGAACTGGCCCCCCTTCTTCCCGTGAAGGAGATTTCCCGCATCCTGGGGGAGACGGACACCCGACTCTGGCGGATCATCCGCCGGCATGTGGAGCGCTTCCTGGCCACCCAGGACCTTACGGGACTGCGAAGGGTCGGGGTGGACGAAACCTCCTACCGCAGGGGACACAGGGATGTCACCGCCTTCGTGGACCTGGACCAGGGACACGCCATCGGGGTCACGGAGGGGAAAGGCAAGGTCGTCCTGGCGCGGTTTGCGGCCTACCTGGCCTCACGGGGCGTCGCCCCCTCCGTCATCACCGACTTCACCCTGGACATGTCCGAGGCATTCATCCAGGGGATCGGGGAGAACTTTCCCCAGGCTCGGCTGACCTACGATAAATTCCACGTCATCAAAATGATGAACGAAGCGGTGGACCAGGTCCGCCGGGAGGAACGCCGAAGCGCCGAGGAACGGACGGGAAGCCGCTATCTCTGGCTTTACAACCCCGAAAGCCTCTCGCCCAAGCAGAAGACGGTTCTTTCCACCCTGCTTGCCTCAAAGAACACCCGCAAGACCCAACAGGCCTACGTCCTGAAACTGCTCCTTCAGGAGTTCTACGAGAAGACCCCGCGCTGGGGGACCGTGTGGCTGAAGCGCTGGTACTGGCGCGCCAGCCACAGCCGCCTGGAACCGGTCAAGAAGCTGGCCCGAACCATCAAGAATCACTGGGAGGGGGTCCTGAATCACATCCGAACCGGGATCGACAACGGCATCCTGGAGGGACGCAACAGCCTCTTCAAGGCCGCCTCGGCGAAAGCCCGAGGCTACCGCACCTCCACCTATGCGGCTCTGAGCTATTTACTGGTCAACGCTAAGATGCAACTGCGGTTTCCTGGGCCCCGGGAAGCAGCCCATACGGGATGA
- a CDS encoding GntR family transcriptional regulator, whose translation MNGAEGRPPFPEEGQPGARGNLEETAYRRIRDAILARRLRPGAKLSEPAIARMIDMSRTPVRGALRRLAAEGLAVVTPRQGAAVAVPSPKDIRDAYLTREALESLAARLACDAVTESFLAGLRDAADRELSTLKDRSLGDYIEANNDFHLLVARGADNRPLEGAIRRCLALTNVYLSLYDPFYEAQAEDLRSQWEHRILIDALTNRDPLWAEAAMRAHIRSSFATLDMDRMADGLRTL comes from the coding sequence ATGAACGGAGCGGAGGGGCGTCCGCCCTTCCCGGAGGAAGGGCAGCCGGGGGCCCGGGGCAACCTGGAGGAGACGGCGTACCGGCGCATCCGGGACGCCATCCTGGCCCGGCGCCTGCGCCCCGGGGCCAAGCTCTCCGAGCCCGCCATCGCCCGGATGATCGACATGAGCCGCACCCCCGTGCGGGGGGCCCTGCGCCGCCTGGCGGCGGAGGGGCTGGCGGTGGTGACCCCCCGTCAGGGGGCCGCGGTGGCGGTGCCCAGCCCCAAGGACATCCGGGACGCCTACCTCACCCGGGAGGCCCTGGAGTCCCTGGCCGCCCGTCTGGCCTGCGACGCCGTCACGGAGTCCTTCCTCGCGGGCCTGCGGGACGCGGCGGACCGGGAACTCTCCACCCTGAAGGACCGCTCCCTGGGGGATTACATCGAGGCCAACAACGACTTCCACCTCCTGGTGGCCCGGGGGGCGGACAACCGTCCCCTGGAAGGGGCGATCCGCCGATGCCTCGCCCTCACCAACGTGTACCTCTCCCTGTACGACCCCTTCTACGAGGCCCAGGCGGAGGATCTGCGCTCCCAGTGGGAGCACCGCATCCTCATCGACGCCCTGACGAACCGGGACCCCCTCTGGGCGGAAGCGGCCATGCGCGCCCACATCCGCTCGTCCTTCGCCACCCTGGACATGGACCGCATGGCCGACGGGCTGCGGACCCTCTAG
- a CDS encoding DUF2325 domain-containing protein: protein MGKSLVCAAGLPEGWKGAFSKAPESTSVCPVESEAPASSEGEVRPLRLWELEVYLKCPVVGLCLTKQEQHQLLKRFGVQTKRMSPFDVHEVFVACGENENRLSLRVQGFLERKYARRCRELSGMDEPSLLREWGRDFAAGRMGESFWPLVTHPALSDAGRRKVFGDVHMAMHDSLEDRGLRLREIQELREAREGLSAKLRDSETACRRLEADMRALEKESAALLRRVEEAEGARAASGRDRPAREVERMARPEEERQRLLARAEVAEERLAAREGQMEVLKARVEELEREREQKDLFIRETHCILEGMKGQGGCDPNCPAYDLCSKRVLIVGGIARMETLYRRLVEENGGVFEYHDGKVRGGSRQLEERLKRADMVLCPVTCNSHAACLLVKNLGKKYNKPVRMLENHSVSSLARAMGS, encoded by the coding sequence GTGGGAAAGTCCTTGGTTTGCGCGGCGGGTTTGCCCGAGGGATGGAAGGGAGCCTTCTCCAAAGCGCCGGAAAGCACCTCGGTCTGCCCGGTGGAGTCGGAGGCCCCGGCCTCCTCGGAGGGGGAGGTGCGCCCCCTTCGCCTGTGGGAGCTGGAGGTCTACCTGAAGTGCCCCGTGGTGGGGCTTTGTCTGACGAAGCAGGAACAGCACCAGCTTCTCAAACGGTTCGGCGTCCAGACCAAGCGCATGAGCCCCTTCGACGTGCACGAGGTCTTCGTGGCCTGCGGGGAGAACGAAAACCGGCTTTCCCTGCGGGTCCAGGGTTTCCTGGAGAGGAAATACGCCCGGCGCTGTCGGGAGCTTTCCGGGATGGACGAGCCCTCCCTGCTTCGGGAGTGGGGGCGGGACTTCGCCGCCGGGAGGATGGGCGAGTCCTTCTGGCCCCTGGTCACCCACCCTGCCCTCTCCGACGCGGGGAGGAGGAAGGTCTTCGGGGACGTCCACATGGCCATGCACGACTCCCTGGAGGACCGGGGGCTGCGGCTTCGGGAGATCCAGGAGCTTCGGGAGGCCCGGGAGGGGCTTTCGGCCAAGCTCCGGGATTCCGAAACGGCGTGCCGGAGGTTGGAGGCGGACATGAGGGCCCTGGAGAAGGAGTCCGCCGCCCTGTTGCGCCGGGTGGAGGAGGCGGAAGGGGCTCGGGCCGCCTCGGGGCGGGATCGACCGGCCCGGGAGGTGGAGCGGATGGCCCGGCCGGAGGAGGAAAGGCAGCGGCTTCTCGCCCGTGCGGAGGTGGCGGAGGAACGCCTCGCCGCCCGGGAAGGGCAGATGGAGGTCCTGAAGGCCCGGGTGGAGGAGCTGGAGCGGGAAAGGGAGCAGAAAGACCTGTTCATCCGGGAGACCCATTGCATCCTGGAGGGCATGAAGGGGCAGGGAGGCTGCGACCCCAACTGCCCCGCCTACGACCTGTGCAGCAAGAGGGTGCTCATCGTGGGGGGCATCGCCCGCATGGAGACCCTGTACCGGCGCCTGGTGGAAGAAAACGGGGGCGTCTTCGAGTACCACGACGGCAAGGTCCGAGGGGGTTCCCGTCAGCTGGAGGAGCGCCTCAAGAGGGCGGACATGGTGCTCTGTCCCGTGACCTGCAACAGCCATGCCGCCTGCCTGTTGGTGAAGAATCTGGGCAAGAAATACAACAAGCCCGTGCGCATGCTGGAAAACCACAGCGTATCCAGCCTGGCTCGGGCCATGGGATCGTAG
- a CDS encoding ABC transporter ATP-binding protein, whose translation MNRLLSLFSGGSPELLPRPIGAAFLEGLCRIFQAGLVFLVVQEIYRSYALPDHPLDLPLLWKLAAALGVWTVVQYGISLRAYDATFTAAYEASARGRIALGDHLRRLSLGYLNSRDPGDLTTMLLEDYAQLETAMSHYLPQLVSALAFPVLFCLGLSFWDWRLALALFAGLPVGCAFIFASRRLQDWLGRAHVAAKIDASSRMQEYLNNMREIKAHNLGGAKFQRLERAFRSLKREAIRLEGIVGPLVMVGIAATRTGLSLVVLLGVYRLVGGRLDPLVFTGFLLLGGRVFDPITLVLTNYAEIRYSLLSGQRILELRRQPIPQGKGEPPREGSIEFRNVTFAYGDTPVLSRVNLSIPSRSVTALVGPSGSGKSTVARLIARFWDVRDGAVLLEGRNVKDLDPDRLLSRISMVFQDVYLFRDTIGNNIRVGNPEATQEQVEEAARRARCHEFIQALPQGYDTRVGEGGCTLSGGERQRVSIARALLKDAPIVLLDEATSSLDPENEQAVQEALQALVEDRTVVVIAHRLKTVRHADRIVVLDQGKVAGWGTHEELLEREPLYQKLWGLQQQAERWELGATA comes from the coding sequence ATGAACCGCCTGTTGTCCCTCTTCTCCGGGGGAAGCCCGGAGCTGCTCCCCCGCCCCATCGGGGCGGCGTTCCTGGAAGGGCTGTGCCGGATCTTCCAGGCCGGCCTGGTCTTCCTGGTGGTGCAGGAGATCTACCGATCCTATGCCCTCCCCGACCACCCCCTGGACCTGCCCCTCCTGTGGAAGCTCGCCGCTGCCCTGGGGGTCTGGACCGTGGTGCAGTACGGCATTTCCCTCCGGGCGTACGACGCCACCTTCACCGCCGCCTACGAGGCCTCCGCCCGGGGACGCATCGCCCTGGGAGACCACCTGCGACGCCTCTCCCTGGGATACCTCAACAGCCGGGACCCGGGGGACCTCACCACCATGCTCCTGGAGGACTACGCCCAGCTGGAGACCGCCATGAGCCACTACCTTCCCCAGCTGGTGAGCGCCCTGGCCTTTCCCGTGCTCTTCTGCCTGGGGCTCTCCTTCTGGGACTGGCGCCTTGCCCTGGCCCTCTTCGCCGGGCTTCCCGTGGGGTGCGCCTTCATCTTCGCCTCCCGGCGCCTCCAGGACTGGCTGGGGCGGGCCCACGTGGCGGCGAAGATCGACGCCTCCAGCCGCATGCAGGAGTACCTGAACAACATGCGGGAGATCAAGGCCCACAACCTGGGAGGAGCCAAGTTCCAGCGCCTGGAGCGAGCGTTCCGCAGCTTGAAGCGGGAGGCCATCCGCCTGGAGGGGATCGTGGGTCCCCTGGTGATGGTGGGCATCGCCGCCACGAGGACGGGCCTTTCCCTCGTGGTGCTCCTGGGGGTGTACCGCCTGGTGGGAGGACGCCTGGACCCCCTGGTCTTCACGGGCTTTTTGCTCCTGGGGGGGCGGGTATTCGACCCCATCACCCTGGTGCTGACCAACTACGCGGAGATCCGGTACTCCCTGCTGAGCGGCCAGAGGATCCTGGAACTGCGCCGCCAGCCCATCCCCCAGGGCAAAGGGGAACCGCCCCGGGAAGGGAGCATCGAATTCCGCAACGTCACCTTCGCCTACGGGGACACCCCCGTCCTGAGCCGGGTGAACCTCTCCATCCCCTCCCGGAGCGTCACAGCCCTGGTGGGGCCCTCGGGAAGCGGGAAGAGCACCGTGGCCCGGCTCATCGCCCGGTTCTGGGACGTCCGGGACGGGGCGGTGCTCCTGGAGGGGCGGAACGTGAAGGACCTGGACCCGGACCGCCTCCTCTCCCGCATCTCCATGGTGTTCCAGGACGTCTACCTCTTCCGGGACACCATCGGCAACAACATCCGGGTGGGCAACCCCGAGGCCACCCAGGAACAGGTGGAGGAAGCGGCCCGTCGGGCCCGGTGCCACGAGTTCATCCAGGCCCTGCCCCAGGGGTACGACACCCGGGTGGGGGAAGGGGGCTGCACCCTGAGCGGCGGGGAAAGACAGCGGGTCTCCATCGCCCGAGCCCTCCTCAAGGACGCCCCCATCGTCCTCCTGGACGAGGCCACCTCCTCCCTGGACCCGGAGAACGAACAGGCCGTCCAGGAAGCCCTCCAGGCCCTGGTGGAGGACCGGACCGTGGTGGTCATCGCCCATCGCCTCAAGACGGTGCGCCATGCGGACCGCATCGTCGTCCTGGACCAGGGGAAGGTGGCGGGGTGGGGCACCCACGAAGAGCTTCTGGAACGCGAGCCCCTCTACCAGAAGCTCTGGGGGCTCCAGCAGCAGGCGGAGCGTTGGGAACTGGGCGCCACGGCGTGA
- a CDS encoding ABC transporter ATP-binding protein, with protein MNGTVRHTGLVRLLEIAGAKPGLLILSALLSVAANVCLVIPLWGIYRILKELFLHAPRPDLVDQGLLLFWGGWAFGGLILALVLFYASTMSSHVAAFQILYGLRVRLAEHLATLPMGFHTREASGGVKSVVGLAVERIELFVAHHIPDAVGAAVFPLVLLGGLFSIDPVLASVCLACLGVAWAVQSSAFAGGRGRALVRRYQEALEEMSSAGVEFVRGMPAVKVFGLTVRSFGSFHDAIQGYKSFVLGWTLQCRRPYSLFLLLVTSTVVFLLPAGLLLTARSPDQKAFALTLLPFLVLSPGLAIPMMKVLYLGSTFRLISEGVERVDRILDLKPLPVPEHPEEPAHDGVAFRDVHFSYPSLAGGEVIPALRGISFTAREGTVTALVGPSGSGKSTVANLIPRFWDVDEGSVSVGGVDVRRVSTETLMDRVSTVFQDVRLFQDTLEENIRMGNASASQEEVWAAARLARCHDFIQALPQGYATRIGEEGANLSGGEAQRVALARAILKDAPVLVLDEPTSFADPENEALIQQGLSALTRGRTVIVIAHRLSTIRRADQILVLDQGTIVQQGTHDELVAREGLYRRMWEAHVSAEAWSVASAAAKEVVR; from the coding sequence ATGAACGGTACCGTGCGACACACCGGCCTCGTCCGGTTGTTGGAGATTGCCGGGGCCAAGCCGGGCCTGCTGATCCTCTCGGCTCTGCTGTCGGTGGCGGCCAACGTTTGCCTGGTGATCCCCCTCTGGGGGATCTATCGCATTTTGAAAGAACTCTTTCTCCATGCCCCCCGGCCGGACCTGGTGGACCAGGGGCTGCTGCTCTTCTGGGGCGGCTGGGCCTTCGGCGGGCTGATCCTGGCCCTGGTCCTGTTCTACGCCTCCACCATGTCCAGCCACGTGGCGGCCTTCCAGATCCTCTACGGCCTTCGGGTGCGCCTGGCGGAACACCTGGCCACCCTGCCCATGGGGTTCCACACCCGGGAGGCCAGCGGCGGGGTGAAGAGCGTGGTGGGCCTGGCGGTGGAGCGCATCGAGCTGTTCGTGGCCCACCACATCCCCGATGCGGTGGGGGCGGCGGTGTTCCCCCTGGTGCTGCTGGGGGGGCTCTTCTCCATCGACCCCGTCCTGGCCTCGGTGTGCCTGGCCTGCCTGGGGGTGGCCTGGGCCGTCCAGTCCTCCGCCTTTGCGGGGGGCAGGGGGAGGGCTCTGGTGCGGCGCTACCAGGAGGCGCTGGAGGAGATGAGCAGCGCCGGGGTGGAGTTCGTCCGGGGGATGCCCGCGGTGAAGGTCTTCGGCCTCACCGTCAGGAGCTTCGGATCCTTCCACGATGCCATCCAGGGTTACAAGAGCTTCGTCCTGGGCTGGACCCTCCAGTGCCGGAGGCCCTATTCCCTCTTCCTCCTCCTCGTCACCTCCACGGTGGTCTTCCTCCTGCCCGCGGGGCTGCTGCTGACCGCCCGATCCCCGGACCAGAAGGCCTTCGCCCTGACCCTGCTTCCCTTCCTCGTCCTGAGCCCCGGCCTGGCCATCCCCATGATGAAGGTTCTCTACCTGGGGTCCACCTTTCGGCTCATCAGCGAGGGGGTGGAGAGGGTGGATCGGATCCTGGACCTGAAGCCCCTTCCGGTTCCCGAACACCCGGAGGAGCCCGCCCACGACGGGGTGGCCTTTCGGGACGTCCATTTCTCCTACCCCTCTCTGGCGGGAGGGGAGGTGATCCCGGCCCTGCGGGGGATCTCCTTCACCGCCCGGGAAGGAACCGTCACCGCCCTGGTGGGGCCTTCGGGGAGCGGGAAGAGCACCGTGGCCAACCTCATCCCCCGTTTCTGGGATGTGGACGAAGGAAGCGTCTCCGTGGGGGGCGTGGACGTGCGCCGGGTGAGCACCGAGACCCTGATGGACCGGGTCTCCACCGTCTTCCAGGACGTCCGGCTCTTCCAGGACACCCTGGAGGAGAACATCCGCATGGGCAACGCCTCCGCAAGCCAGGAGGAGGTCTGGGCCGCCGCCCGGCTGGCCCGGTGCCACGACTTCATCCAGGCCCTGCCCCAGGGGTACGCGACCCGGATCGGGGAAGAGGGGGCGAACCTCTCCGGAGGGGAGGCCCAACGGGTCGCCCTGGCCCGGGCGATCCTCAAGGACGCCCCCGTGCTGGTGCTGGACGAGCCCACCTCCTTCGCGGACCCGGAGAACGAAGCCCTAATCCAGCAGGGGCTCTCCGCCCTGACCCGGGGCCGGACGGTGATCGTCATCGCCCACCGTCTCTCCACGATCCGCCGGGCGGACCAGATCCTGGTGCTGGACCAGGGAACCATCGTGCAGCAGGGGACCCACGACGAGCTGGTGGCCCGGGAGGGGCTCTACCGGCGGATGTGGGAGGCCCACGTGAGCGCCGAGGCATGGAGCGTCGCCTCTGCCGCGGCAAAGGAGGTCGTCCGATGA
- a CDS encoding helix-turn-helix domain-containing protein — MSHHHLTREDRESIVVGLRVGLSLSEMAKHLGRHRSILSREVHRNGGPSGYSGVKAQNRYQAVRQGCRRSLKVADPAIKEALRLGMERHWPRNR; from the coding sequence ATGAGCCACCACCATCTTACCAGAGAAGACCGGGAGTCCATCGTCGTCGGCCTGCGGGTTGGGCTGTCCTTGAGCGAGATGGCCAAGCACCTGGGGCGACACCGAAGCATCTTGTCCCGTGAGGTCCATCGTAACGGGGGTCCTTCGGGTTACAGCGGAGTGAAGGCTCAGAACCGGTACCAGGCGGTACGACAGGGCTGCAGGAGGTCCCTCAAGGTGGCAGACCCAGCCATCAAGGAAGCCCTACGCCTGGGGATGGAGAGGCACTGGCCCCGGAACAGGTAG
- a CDS encoding AAA family ATPase: MLRIRRLQIHNFKSLVHFDLPMEHLTGLIGLNGAGKSTLLQALDFLCQLFRGDLEGYLSRRGWKLSDLRSRTAEPLPKWLYPNTDFPDFPMEGAFLRSRSGLIRFRVLFEDDESGEIGRRPWMSWYGEIDATKGGLSCLGEKYLDSEGMSFTVHEGRYYSDPPPEGYDGRSEIAFKYQGSILSQLLETQTRQISGLERLKRFLVEERSLELLAPNLIRKKERKEDSIGLGGERLAGFIHALPEDRRGNLQERIARFAPALRDIRIRKRPGGTKELIFSETQGQKIVDINERYVNDGTLRLLAILGQLEEEPSLLLLDEIENGIHPERIRDLIDLLLEAPSQVLFTTHSPMILNYLPDDVARRGVVFLYRDRLGHTRAKRFFDLSDPSSKLGLLGPGEVFADTPLEELAKELADAPEEAGSR, translated from the coding sequence ATGCTGAGGATCCGACGGCTGCAGATCCATAACTTCAAGAGCCTGGTGCACTTCGACCTGCCCATGGAGCACCTCACGGGCCTCATCGGCCTCAACGGGGCGGGCAAATCCACCCTTCTGCAGGCCCTGGACTTTCTGTGCCAGCTCTTCCGAGGGGATCTGGAGGGCTACCTGAGCCGACGCGGGTGGAAACTTTCGGACCTCCGCAGCCGAACCGCCGAGCCTTTGCCGAAATGGCTGTATCCGAATACGGATTTCCCCGATTTTCCCATGGAGGGAGCCTTTTTGCGTTCTCGGTCCGGGCTGATCCGGTTTCGGGTGCTCTTTGAGGACGACGAATCGGGCGAGATCGGCAGACGGCCCTGGATGTCCTGGTATGGGGAGATCGACGCCACCAAGGGAGGCCTATCCTGTCTGGGCGAAAAATACCTGGACTCGGAGGGGATGTCCTTCACGGTTCATGAAGGTAGATATTATTCCGATCCGCCTCCCGAGGGCTATGACGGGCGGAGTGAGATTGCCTTCAAGTACCAGGGTTCCATCCTGTCCCAGTTGCTCGAGACGCAGACCCGCCAGATTTCGGGGCTGGAGAGGCTGAAGCGTTTCCTCGTGGAGGAACGGTCCCTGGAGCTGTTGGCCCCGAACCTCATCCGCAAGAAGGAGAGAAAAGAGGACAGCATCGGTCTGGGGGGCGAGCGTCTTGCGGGATTCATCCATGCCCTCCCAGAGGACCGTCGGGGCAATCTGCAGGAGCGCATCGCTCGTTTCGCTCCCGCGCTGCGGGACATCAGAATCCGCAAACGTCCCGGCGGCACCAAGGAACTGATCTTCTCGGAGACCCAGGGACAAAAGATCGTGGACATCAACGAGCGATACGTCAACGACGGAACCTTGCGACTGCTCGCCATACTGGGGCAGCTCGAGGAGGAACCTTCCCTGCTCCTGCTCGACGAGATCGAAAACGGGATCCACCCCGAGAGGATCCGGGACCTGATCGACCTGCTTCTGGAGGCTCCCTCGCAGGTGCTTTTCACGACCCACAGCCCCATGATCCTCAACTACCTTCCCGACGACGTAGCCCGCAGAGGCGTGGTGTTCCTCTATCGAGACCGGTTGGGCCATACCCGGGCGAAGCGATTCTTCGACCTCTCCGACCCGTCGAGCAAGCTGGGACTCCTCGGTCCCGGGGAAGTCTTCGCGGACACCCCCTTGGAGGAACTGGCGAAGGAATTGGCCGACGCCCCCGAGGAGGCGGGTTCTCGGTGA
- a CDS encoding class I SAM-dependent methyltransferase, whose amino-acid sequence MKAPPAAGGISSLSWNDPISETLLIPLCMRAEETRRADRLFDDPFAQRVLRDLGLDLRGYEGKRMSQVGTAIRVRHFDRQVRRILATWTRPVVVHLGCGLDGRFLRTDGGLGVQLDLDLPDVMALRGRFYPPSDRNPQWSGSALETDWMDRLLQTYPGSRFAFFMEGLLMYFPEESVRTLLCRLADRFPGGELHFDYVSRWIAGHTSLHDTVRSSGVEFRWGTDDPEGLGAWHPRLVHRETAYFMSQEPRRWGWGNLFRLVPCLGRGSGALRYDILS is encoded by the coding sequence ATGAAGGCTCCCCCCGCCGCTGGCGGAATCTCCTCTCTTTCCTGGAACGATCCCATCTCCGAGACCCTTCTCATCCCCCTCTGCATGAGGGCGGAGGAGACAAGGCGGGCGGACCGCCTGTTTGACGACCCCTTCGCGCAGAGGGTGCTGCGCGACCTCGGGCTGGACCTTCGGGGATACGAAGGCAAGCGCATGAGCCAGGTGGGGACGGCGATCCGGGTGCGCCACTTCGACCGGCAGGTCCGGCGCATCCTGGCCACCTGGACCCGTCCCGTGGTGGTGCACCTGGGCTGCGGCCTCGATGGCCGCTTCCTCCGAACCGATGGGGGGCTGGGGGTCCAGCTGGACCTGGACCTTCCGGACGTGATGGCGTTGCGTGGGCGGTTTTACCCTCCCTCGGACCGCAACCCCCAGTGGAGCGGGTCGGCCCTGGAGACGGACTGGATGGACCGGCTTCTCCAGACCTATCCGGGAAGCCGCTTCGCCTTCTTCATGGAGGGGCTGCTCATGTACTTTCCGGAGGAGTCCGTCCGCACGCTCCTGTGCCGTCTGGCGGATCGTTTCCCGGGGGGGGAGCTGCATTTCGACTACGTCTCCCGGTGGATCGCCGGGCACACTTCCCTCCACGACACGGTGCGGAGCAGCGGGGTGGAGTTCCGTTGGGGCACCGACGATCCGGAGGGGCTGGGGGCGTGGCATCCCCGGCTGGTCCATCGCGAGACGGCGTACTTCATGAGTCAGGAACCCCGACGCTGGGGCTGGGGGAACCTCTTCCGCCTGGTCCCTTGCCTCGGCAGGGGGAGCGGGGCGCTTCGCTATGACATCCTGTCCTAG
- a CDS encoding class I SAM-dependent methyltransferase, which produces MRTGEKGRSFEGIWGGRNYEALASAFGMGPRFYERALGGLVLAPGMKALDLGCGPGGLSFALGARSPVDTQIHGVDLSVDQLDLASRRAGRVSCSLRFHRCSMDELPFPDGEFDLVMTSMALHETPPEVRRRTVGEVARVLRDGGRFLLVDWSRPHLGLWGAVWFPLVCWGERNRDNWNNVYPELCRSRDLILEEDCYLNSITRRQLFRKAPRPAA; this is translated from the coding sequence ATGCGGACGGGGGAAAAGGGGAGGTCCTTCGAGGGGATCTGGGGCGGACGGAACTACGAGGCCCTGGCTTCCGCCTTCGGCATGGGACCTCGGTTCTACGAACGAGCCCTGGGGGGGCTTGTCCTCGCCCCGGGCATGAAGGCGCTGGACCTGGGGTGCGGCCCCGGGGGGCTCAGCTTCGCCCTGGGAGCCAGATCTCCCGTGGACACCCAGATTCACGGGGTGGACCTGTCGGTGGACCAGCTGGACCTGGCCTCCCGACGGGCCGGAAGGGTTTCCTGCTCTCTCCGGTTCCACCGCTGCTCCATGGACGAGCTGCCCTTCCCCGACGGGGAGTTCGACCTGGTGATGACCTCCATGGCCCTGCACGAGACCCCCCCGGAGGTCCGCAGAAGGACCGTGGGAGAGGTCGCCCGGGTCCTCCGGGACGGGGGGCGGTTTCTCCTGGTGGACTGGAGCCGCCCCCACCTGGGACTCTGGGGGGCCGTGTGGTTCCCCCTGGTCTGCTGGGGGGAACGGAACCGGGACAACTGGAACAACGTCTACCCGGAGCTGTGCCGATCCCGGGACCTGATTCTGGAGGAGGACTGCTACCTGAACTCCATCACCCGAAGGCAGCTGTTCCGAAAGGCCCCGCGCCCCGCCGCCTGA